The genomic segment ATCTGCCGCAGCAGCTTTGCCAGCAGCGGGTTGGCCTTCGCGGTGCGGCCGAAGAAGGTGACGTCGACGCCCTTGGTGAAATGCTGATCGATCAGCATGCCGACGTGCTTGCCGTCCTGCAGCGCCTGCGCCAGCTTGAACGGCGCGCTCGATCCGGCAGCGACGAGCTGGCCCATCTTCACCGAGCGGATTTCCTCGACGATACGGTCGGCGGCTTCGATGTTGGGGCGGCGATACAGCACGGCAGTGTCGAGGCCGTGTGCGACCGCGGCGACCGCGGGCAGCTCCCAATTGCCGAGATGGCTGGCGAAGATCAGCGCCGGCTTGCCGTCGTCGCGCAGCTTCTCGAACAGTTCGAGCGACCGCTCCGTTACCTCGATGCGGCTGCGCTCCGGGTGCTCGGGATCATAGTCCCACACTGCGTCGAGATGCGCGAACTCCGCGGCGGACCGGCCGAGATTGTCCCAGACGCCGGCCAGAATGGCCTCGATCTCGTCCGGCGACTTCTCTGGAAAGGCCGCGGTGAGATTGTCACGGCCGATCCGCTGCTCCGGAAAGCGGGGGCCGAACTTGCGGGCGACGGCGCCGAACAGCCGGGCACTTTTGTCGGGATCGAATTTCCGCGCCAGATGCAGCGCCCCGATCGCCACCGGGCCGACGATCTTGCCGACAAGGCCCTTGGCCGCGCGGTGGGCGCGCAGCTTGGCGCGATACAGGGCGACCTTCATCAGAACCGGACGATGATCTTGCCGAACACCTGACGGCTTTCCATACGCTTCAGTGCGGCGCCGACATCGTCGAGCGGCACTTCGGTGTCGATCACCGGCAGCATCCCGGCCGCCATTTTGTCGAGGCTTTCGGCGATGTTCTTCATCGTCGCGCCGAACGAGCCGAAGATCTTGTACTGCTGCTGGAACAGCTGCATCAGGTTAAGGGTCGTGGTCGGGCCCGAGGTCGAGCCGCAGGTCACCAGCCGGCCGCCGCGCTTCAGGCTGAGCAGCGAGCCGTTGAAAGTGTCGGCACCGACGTGTTCGAACACCACGTCGACACCCTTCTTCTTGGTGATCTTGCGGCACTCGTGCTCGAAGCGATCCTGGCGATAGTTGATGACGTGATCGGCGCCGAGTTTCTTGACGCCCTCGATCTTGGAATCGTCGCCGACGGTGGTGATCACCGTGCAGCCGATCGCCTTCGCCATCATGATCGCGACGGTGCCGATGCCGGAGCCGCCGGCATGGACCAATACGGTCTCGCCCGGCTGCAGCTTGGCGTTGTCGAACAGCATGTGCTGCACGGTCGAGAAGGCGATCGGGGCGCAGGCGGCATCGCGCAGGTCGACGGCGTCCGGCACCGGGATTACCAGCCGCGCCGCGATGTTCATCAGCTCGCGCGCGAAGCCGTCGACATGGAAGCCGATCAGGCCGCCGACGTTTTCGCAGAGATTGTCGCGGCCTTCCTGGCACGCCTTGCAGTGGCCGCAGGTCAGCGCGCCGTACATCACGACCTTCTGGCCGGGCTTAAAGGTGGTGACGCCGTCGCCGACGGCTTCGATCGTGCCGGAGGCTTCGGCGCCGACGACGATCGGCAGCTTGCGCTTGACGAAGGCCATGCCGCGATAGCCCCACACGTCGATGTGGTTCAGCGCCACCGCGGCGATACGGACCTGCACCTCGCCGGCCGCCGGGGACGGGGGAGACGGCAGGTCGGCGACCACGAGATTGCGGTCGGCAACGAGGGTGAGCGCGCGCATGGGTATCGTCCGAACGGTTGGAGGCTTGCGCCCTGCGTATCGCCGCTGGCGGCCGCTGCGTCAACCGCGGCGGCCGGAACTGCGACTCACGGGCAATTAGGCCGGTTCGCGGGTCAGGATCAGCGAGGCGTTCTGGCCGCCGAACCCGAACGAGTTCGACATCACCGCGGTGACGCGGGCGTCGCGGGCCTGATTGGGCACCACATCCAGCGGGATCGCCGGGTCCGGCACGTCGTAGTTAATGGTCGGCGGAATCCGTTGATGCTCCAGCGTCAGCAGCGAGAAGATTGCTTCGACCGCGCCTGCGGCGGACAACGTGTGGCCGACCATCGACTTGTTCGACGACACTGGGAGGGATGAGGCCCGTTCGCCGAACACGCTGGAGATGCCGAGATACTCCATCTTGTCGTTCTCGGGCGTTCCGGTGCCGTGAGCGTTGATGTAGTCGATCTGATCGACGCTCATGCCGGCGTCGGCCAGCGTCTTGTTGATGCAGCCGATGATCGGCTTGCCGTCCGGGCTCGAGCGGGTGCGGTGGAAGTTGTCGGCGAGTTCGCCGCATCCGGCGATCACGCCGAGGATTGAGGCGCCACGCGCCACCGCCGACTCGTAGCTCTCCAGCACTAGCGCGCCGGCGCCTTCGGCCATCACGAAGCCGTCGCGGTTCTTGGCGAACGGCTTCGAGGAGGCCTGCGGAGGATCGTTCTGGGTCGACAGCGCCGATAGCAGCGAGAACCTGATCAGCGCTTCGGCGTTGACCGAGCCGTCGGTCGCGACGCACAGCGCAGCATCCGCTTCACCGCGCCGGATCGCTTCGACACCGAGCTGGATCGCGCTCGCGCCCGAGGCGCAGGCGGTCGACAGCGAGATCGGCGAACCCTTGGTGCCGAAGGTGTCGGCGAGATGATCGGCGACCGAGCCGAACAGGAAGCGACGATGATACTGCGTGAAGGTGCCGCCGCCGCTGACGCGGAGCAGGGCATCGTAATCGATCGCGGTGTTGGCGCCGGTGGCGCGCGCCAGCTCCTGGCGCGGCAGCCATTCCAGCTCGACCGGCGCGACCGCGAGAAATAGCGGGCCGGGGAAGTCGCCCTTGCGGCCGATGCCCGACTGCGCGATCGCCTCTTCGGTGGCGAGGTCGGCGAGCTTTTCACCGAGCACGACCGAGGAGAACGGCTCGACCGGGACGAAGTCCACCGTGCCGGCCATCGTGCTCTTCAGCCCGTCGATCGGAAAGCGGGTGATGGTGCGTATGCCGGATTCCCCGGCGGTGAGCTTGGCCCAATTGTCGTTCTTGCCGGCGCCGAGCGAGGTGACCACGCCCATGCCGGTGACGACCACGATCGGTCTGCCGAATTTGTCCCGCGTCACGGTCATTGCGTCCCCCTTACCGAACGGCCTCGACCAGCGCCATGCCTTCGCCGCGCCAGTGGCCCGCCCCGATCACGACAATCTGGTCGGGGGTGCTACCCATTTCAACTTCGAGCCCGGTCGGGTCGTTCGGCGGATACAGCGCGCCGCGCGACAGCGACAGCGCTGCGAGCGCGATGCCGAGCGGGAATTGCGCTTCCATCACGTGGCCGAACGGCGTCGCGGTGCCGCGCACCGGCGCATTGGCGTAATTGCGCAGGAATGCGGTTTCCTCCGCGGTCACCGGCTCGGCACCGGTTGCGCCGGTGATGATCGCGGTTGCGCCGTCGCGCGGGCCGAGCTGCGACCACAGCTTCTCCAGTGACGCTGTGACGTCGCCGGCGTTGCGTCGGCGCGACTGGTCGGCGACGACGTTCTTCAGCCGCGCATAGGGCTTGGCGCCGCGTGCTTCGGCGTGCGCCTTCGACTCGATCACCAGGAATGCCGCGCCCGAGCCGAGCGCGAAGCCGCCCTTCGGGCCGCGCGCGAACACAGGCGCGTAGTTGTCCTTCAGATTGAAGTCGCCGAACTCGTAGAGCATCAGCAGGTCTTTGCGCTCGCCGTTCTGGGCGGCGCCGATCAGCGCGATGTCGCTCTGGCCCGCTGCGATCCGCGCCAGCGCGATCCGCGCGGCGTCGACGCCAGCTTCCTCTTCGCCCATGAAGGTGCGCGACGAACCGGTGACGCCGTGCACGATCGCGATGTTGCCGGCGAGCAGATTGGAGAGTTGGGCGAGGAAGAGGGTGGGGCGCAGGTCGTTCATGAGGCGCTCGTTGAGCGCACTGGGCGGCACGGTGCCGTAACCTTCGGCGTTGAGCACGGCGGAATCGACCGCAAGGTCGCGCTCACCGCCACCAGCCGCGACGATCATGTCCATCCGCGACAGGATTTCGGTGTTGCCTTTGATCCCGGCGGACTCGAGCGCGAGACC from the Rhodopseudomonas palustris genome contains:
- a CDS encoding lipid A biosynthesis lauroyl acyltransferase; translation: MKVALYRAKLRAHRAAKGLVGKIVGPVAIGALHLARKFDPDKSARLFGAVARKFGPRFPEQRIGRDNLTAAFPEKSPDEIEAILAGVWDNLGRSAAEFAHLDAVWDYDPEHPERSRIEVTERSLELFEKLRDDGKPALIFASHLGNWELPAVAAVAHGLDTAVLYRRPNIEAADRIVEEIRSVKMGQLVAAGSSAPFKLAQALQDGKHVGMLIDQHFTKGVDVTFFGRTAKANPLLAKLLRQIECPLHGARVIRLPDGHFRAELTEEVQPIRDADGRIDIQGTMQACTSVIESWIRETPEQWLWLHRRWR
- a CDS encoding zinc-binding dehydrogenase; amino-acid sequence: MRALTLVADRNLVVADLPSPPSPAAGEVQVRIAAVALNHIDVWGYRGMAFVKRKLPIVVGAEASGTIEAVGDGVTTFKPGQKVVMYGALTCGHCKACQEGRDNLCENVGGLIGFHVDGFARELMNIAARLVIPVPDAVDLRDAACAPIAFSTVQHMLFDNAKLQPGETVLVHAGGSGIGTVAIMMAKAIGCTVITTVGDDSKIEGVKKLGADHVINYRQDRFEHECRKITKKKGVDVVFEHVGADTFNGSLLSLKRGGRLVTCGSTSGPTTTLNLMQLFQQQYKIFGSFGATMKNIAESLDKMAAGMLPVIDTEVPLDDVGAALKRMESRQVFGKIIVRF
- a CDS encoding beta-ketoacyl-ACP synthase; translated protein: MTVTRDKFGRPIVVVTGMGVVTSLGAGKNDNWAKLTAGESGIRTITRFPIDGLKSTMAGTVDFVPVEPFSSVVLGEKLADLATEEAIAQSGIGRKGDFPGPLFLAVAPVELEWLPRQELARATGANTAIDYDALLRVSGGGTFTQYHRRFLFGSVADHLADTFGTKGSPISLSTACASGASAIQLGVEAIRRGEADAALCVATDGSVNAEALIRFSLLSALSTQNDPPQASSKPFAKNRDGFVMAEGAGALVLESYESAVARGASILGVIAGCGELADNFHRTRSSPDGKPIIGCINKTLADAGMSVDQIDYINAHGTGTPENDKMEYLGISSVFGERASSLPVSSNKSMVGHTLSAAGAVEAIFSLLTLEHQRIPPTINYDVPDPAIPLDVVPNQARDARVTAVMSNSFGFGGQNASLILTREPA
- a CDS encoding beta-ketoacyl-ACP synthase; this translates as MADTTTSRAEPIEAWITGIGLATSLAEGLDAHWDALTERRVNVDTAAFAPYVVHPLAPLSFDKQIPKKGDQRQMEAWQRIGTYAAGLALESAGIKGNTEILSRMDMIVAAGGGERDLAVDSAVLNAEGYGTVPPSALNERLMNDLRPTLFLAQLSNLLAGNIAIVHGVTGSSRTFMGEEEAGVDAARIALARIAAGQSDIALIGAAQNGERKDLLMLYEFGDFNLKDNYAPVFARGPKGGFALGSGAAFLVIESKAHAEARGAKPYARLKNVVADQSRRRNAGDVTASLEKLWSQLGPRDGATAIITGATGAEPVTAEETAFLRNYANAPVRGTATPFGHVMEAQFPLGIALAALSLSRGALYPPNDPTGLEVEMGSTPDQIVVIGAGHWRGEGMALVEAVR